A genomic window from Streptomyces mirabilis includes:
- a CDS encoding MFS transporter produces the protein MSQTLTEGARKGTVDGSSTPSSKRWWILSIIGIAQLMVVLDATIVNIALPSAQADLGFSDGNRQWIVTAYSLAFASLLLLGGRIADLFGRKPAFLIGIAGFAGASVLGGASTSFGMLVTARALQGVFGALLAPAALSLLNTTFTDAKERAKAFSVYGAIAGAGGAVGLLLGGVLTDALDWRWTLFVNLVFAVVAFAGGWVLLSNHRDAANSKLDLPGTLLVSSGLFALVYGFSNAETHDWSSPLTWGFLIAGGVLLSAFAWWQTRAGHPLLPMRVLLDRNRAASFVTVLITGAGMFGVFLFLTYYLQLNLGFSPTKTGVAFLPMMAALMVMAQVSTTVLVPRIGPKVVIPAGFAIAVGGMAWLTGIGVASDFSTAVLPPLLLIGAGLGIVMPPAMSLATSGIAAEDAGVASATVNTMQQVGGSIGTALLNTLAASAATSYLAGKDATSKLVQAQATIESYTTAFWWSAGFFAAGAVIAFLLYRRGTLDADPDAVRAVHM, from the coding sequence ATGTCCCAGACCCTGACCGAAGGTGCCCGCAAGGGCACCGTGGACGGCTCGTCCACTCCATCGTCGAAGCGGTGGTGGATCCTCTCGATCATCGGCATCGCCCAGCTGATGGTGGTCCTCGACGCCACCATCGTGAACATCGCCCTCCCCTCCGCCCAGGCGGACCTCGGCTTCTCCGACGGCAACCGGCAGTGGATCGTCACGGCGTACTCGCTGGCCTTCGCCTCCCTGCTGCTGCTCGGCGGACGCATCGCCGACCTCTTCGGACGCAAGCCCGCCTTCCTCATCGGTATCGCCGGATTCGCCGGAGCCTCGGTGCTCGGCGGCGCCTCCACCAGCTTCGGGATGCTGGTCACCGCGCGCGCCCTGCAGGGTGTCTTCGGCGCGCTGCTCGCGCCCGCCGCGCTCTCGCTGCTGAACACGACGTTCACCGACGCCAAGGAACGCGCCAAGGCGTTCAGTGTCTACGGGGCGATCGCCGGTGCCGGTGGCGCGGTGGGCCTCCTGCTCGGCGGTGTGCTGACCGACGCGCTCGACTGGCGCTGGACGCTGTTCGTCAACCTCGTCTTCGCGGTCGTCGCCTTCGCCGGTGGCTGGGTGCTGCTGAGCAATCACCGTGACGCCGCGAACTCCAAGCTCGACCTGCCGGGCACGCTGCTGGTCTCCTCCGGTCTCTTCGCCCTGGTCTATGGCTTCTCCAACGCCGAGACGCACGACTGGAGTTCACCCCTGACCTGGGGCTTCCTCATCGCCGGTGGTGTCCTGCTGAGCGCGTTCGCCTGGTGGCAGACGCGCGCCGGGCACCCGCTGCTCCCGATGCGCGTGCTGCTCGACCGCAACCGTGCCGCGTCCTTCGTCACCGTTCTGATCACCGGTGCGGGCATGTTCGGCGTCTTCCTCTTCCTCACCTACTACCTGCAGCTGAACCTGGGCTTCAGCCCCACCAAGACGGGTGTGGCGTTCCTGCCGATGATGGCGGCCCTGATGGTCATGGCCCAGGTCTCCACCACCGTCCTGGTGCCGCGGATCGGACCGAAGGTCGTCATCCCGGCGGGCTTCGCGATCGCGGTGGGCGGCATGGCCTGGCTGACCGGCATCGGAGTCGCCTCCGACTTCTCGACCGCCGTGCTGCCGCCGCTGCTTCTGATCGGCGCGGGCCTCGGCATCGTGATGCCGCCCGCCATGTCGCTGGCCACCAGCGGGATCGCGGCGGAGGACGCGGGGGTCGCCTCCGCGACGGTCAACACCATGCAGCAGGTGGGCGGTTCGATCGGTACGGCGCTGCTGAACACGCTGGCCGCGAGCGCCGCGACGAGCTATCTCGCCGGCAAGGACGCGACCAGCAAGCTGGTCCAGGCGCAGGCGACGATCGAGAGCTACACCACCGCCTTCTGGTGGTCGGCCGGCTTCTTCGCCGCAGGCGCGGTGATCGCCTTCCTGCTCTACCGCCGCGGAACCCTGGACGCGGACCCGGACGCCGTGCGGGCCGTCCACATGTAG
- a CDS encoding metalloregulator ArsR/SmtB family transcription factor yields MSDATLWTALADPHRRAIVALLLERPRPVGEIVEACGLSQPSTSKHLRVLRDAGLVRVRQDAQRRVYALDPAPIAALDVWLTPYRKLWNESLDALGRRLDKAAGEPSDPPEDPTPKD; encoded by the coding sequence ATGTCCGACGCCACCCTCTGGACCGCTCTCGCCGACCCCCACCGTCGTGCGATCGTCGCGCTGCTCCTTGAGCGCCCGCGGCCGGTCGGAGAGATCGTGGAGGCGTGCGGTCTGAGCCAGCCGAGCACGTCGAAGCATCTGCGGGTGCTCCGGGACGCGGGCCTGGTGCGCGTACGACAGGACGCGCAACGCCGTGTCTACGCCCTCGACCCGGCCCCGATCGCCGCACTCGACGTCTGGCTGACCCCGTACCGGAAGCTGTGGAACGAGAGCCTTGACGCACTCGGCCGCCGCCTGGACAAGGCGGCGGGGGAGCCGTCGGACCCCCCGGAAGACCCCACTCCTAAGGACTGA
- a CDS encoding SRPBCC family protein: MSAEPTALTGTYLTLDDGRPAVRFSRTYDHPVDRVWRFVTDPDELVEWFPSRAEIELRPGGTIRFSGDPNMPESTGRVLAVDPPRHLSFDWGGDELRFDLDALDEKRTHFTLTHVLGAENTAARNGAGWEVCLAALDAKARGERFEGPHAGATAPWKEIYARYVEAGVPSGAPVPGMD, from the coding sequence ATGTCCGCCGAACCCACCGCGCTCACCGGCACCTACCTCACCCTCGACGACGGCCGCCCCGCCGTCCGCTTCAGCCGCACCTACGACCACCCCGTCGACCGCGTCTGGCGGTTCGTGACCGACCCGGACGAACTGGTCGAGTGGTTCCCGTCCCGGGCCGAGATCGAGCTGCGCCCCGGCGGCACGATCAGGTTCAGCGGCGACCCGAACATGCCCGAGTCCACGGGCCGGGTCCTCGCCGTCGACCCGCCCCGGCACCTCTCCTTCGACTGGGGCGGCGACGAGCTCCGGTTCGACCTCGACGCCCTGGACGAGAAGCGCACCCACTTCACCCTCACCCACGTCCTCGGGGCCGAGAACACCGCCGCCCGCAACGGCGCCGGCTGGGAGGTGTGCCTCGCCGCCCTGGACGCGAAGGCCCGCGGCGAGCGTTTCGAGGGCCCGCACGCCGGGGCCACCGCGCCCTGGAAGGAGATCTACGCCCGTTACGTCGAGGCCGGGGTCCCGTCCGGTGCTCCGGTACCGGGCATGGACTGA
- a CDS encoding NHLP bacteriocin export ABC transporter permease/ATPase subunit — protein MTTVHEGAREGDLVLGALGGMGTPVDCSGLGRLDLEGPQVLWLVAAGAMDLFAVDAVQQGHWHHLGRLEAGSLLLGPVAGPQHTLVGRPLRDCVVRRIVLRELYQPVDTQTWSYDDYGNPQYVPPTSSPLEYALALGVGRSLSILFQAPMATENAAALTDDDVFWMQVPPGSVQYGSLYGAEAAADLLMDSGVWQGMVDQQYRLLSTLDRWIEQLEASHEDRTAAGIKAGEAVRAQADRTLLASIGKSSKRPTAADADATYAACKLVARASGITLAESAQSGTESDRLDPVERIALASRVRTRAVRLDGRWWRDNIGPLVGHRAVSGSPVALLWRRGGYVAVQPSSGRETPVEKANAPEFGARAVMFYRPLPERKLSPLRLLRFCLQGTGGDLRNLAISGLVTVAIGALVPIATGQVLGAYVPKAQHGLIVQVCLAIMVTSIVSAAFMLLQNLTMLRMEGRIEATLQPAVWDRLLRLPTKFFTSRSTGELASAAMGISAIRRLLAGVGPTLAQAGTVGAMNLGLLLWYSVPLALAAIGMLVVIAAAFLGLGLWQVRWQRRLVVLSNKLNNQAFQTLRGLPKLRVAAAENYAYAAWAGEFARSRELQQKVGRIKNLTTVMGAVYLPLCSLLMFMLLAGPARGSLSAADFLTFSTSMTMLLTSVTQVTGAFVSAAAALPMFEEIKPVLDATPEVRVASTRPGVLSGAIEARRLSFRYADDGPLVLDDVSFDIKPGEFVAIVGPSGCGKSTLLRLLIGFDKPVSGSVLYDGQDLGALDQSAVRRQCGVVLQHAQPFTGSILDCICGTEPYTPEEAMAAAEMAGLAEDIQRMPMGLHTIVSGSGAISGGQRQRLMIAQALIRRPRILFFDEATSALDNETQRTVIESTRALNATRIVIAHRLSTVLDADRVIVMEDGRVAQQGPPAHLLADTGGRLHELVRRQLA, from the coding sequence ATGACCACGGTTCATGAGGGCGCACGCGAGGGAGACCTCGTCCTCGGCGCGCTCGGCGGCATGGGAACGCCGGTCGACTGCTCCGGCCTCGGACGCCTCGATCTGGAAGGACCGCAGGTCCTCTGGCTGGTGGCGGCGGGCGCCATGGACCTGTTCGCGGTCGACGCGGTCCAGCAGGGCCACTGGCACCACCTCGGCCGCCTCGAAGCGGGCTCCCTGCTGCTCGGCCCCGTCGCGGGCCCGCAACACACCCTCGTGGGGCGGCCGTTGCGGGACTGTGTGGTGCGCCGGATCGTGCTGCGCGAGCTGTACCAGCCGGTGGACACCCAGACCTGGTCCTACGACGACTACGGCAACCCCCAGTACGTACCGCCGACGTCGAGCCCGCTGGAGTACGCCCTCGCCCTCGGCGTCGGCCGCAGCCTGTCCATTCTCTTCCAGGCGCCGATGGCCACGGAGAACGCCGCCGCGCTGACCGACGACGACGTCTTCTGGATGCAGGTGCCGCCCGGAAGTGTCCAGTACGGCTCCCTGTACGGCGCCGAGGCGGCGGCCGATCTGCTGATGGACTCCGGTGTCTGGCAGGGCATGGTCGACCAGCAGTACCGGCTGCTGTCCACGCTCGACCGCTGGATCGAGCAGTTGGAGGCCAGCCACGAGGACCGTACGGCGGCGGGCATCAAGGCGGGCGAGGCCGTCCGCGCCCAGGCCGACCGGACCCTGCTGGCGTCGATCGGCAAGTCGTCCAAGCGCCCGACGGCGGCCGACGCGGACGCCACGTACGCCGCCTGCAAGCTGGTCGCCCGCGCGTCCGGGATCACCCTCGCCGAGTCCGCGCAGAGCGGCACCGAGAGCGACCGGCTCGACCCGGTGGAGCGGATCGCGCTCGCCTCGCGCGTCCGCACCCGTGCCGTACGCCTCGACGGCCGCTGGTGGCGCGACAACATCGGCCCGCTGGTGGGCCACCGCGCCGTGTCGGGCTCCCCGGTCGCGCTGCTGTGGCGGCGCGGCGGATACGTGGCCGTACAGCCGTCTTCGGGGCGGGAGACCCCGGTCGAGAAGGCCAACGCGCCGGAGTTCGGGGCGCGGGCCGTGATGTTCTACCGGCCGCTGCCCGAGCGGAAGCTGAGCCCGCTGCGGCTGCTGCGCTTCTGCCTCCAGGGCACCGGCGGCGACCTGCGCAACCTCGCGATCAGCGGTCTCGTCACCGTCGCGATCGGCGCGCTGGTGCCGATCGCCACCGGCCAGGTGCTCGGCGCGTACGTGCCCAAGGCCCAGCACGGCCTGATCGTGCAGGTCTGTCTGGCCATCATGGTCACCAGCATCGTGTCGGCCGCGTTCATGCTGCTCCAGAACCTCACGATGCTGCGGATGGAGGGGCGCATCGAGGCGACGCTCCAACCGGCCGTGTGGGACCGGCTGCTGAGGCTGCCCACGAAGTTCTTCACGTCCCGCTCGACCGGTGAGCTGGCCAGCGCCGCCATGGGCATCAGCGCGATCCGCCGCCTCCTCGCGGGCGTCGGACCGACGCTCGCACAGGCGGGCACGGTCGGCGCGATGAACCTGGGGCTGCTCCTTTGGTACAGCGTGCCCCTGGCGCTCGCCGCGATCGGCATGCTCGTCGTCATCGCGGCCGCGTTCCTCGGGCTCGGACTGTGGCAGGTGCGCTGGCAGCGCCGCCTGGTCGTGCTCAGCAACAAGCTGAACAACCAGGCGTTCCAGACCCTGCGCGGTCTGCCCAAGCTGCGGGTCGCGGCGGCCGAGAACTACGCGTACGCCGCCTGGGCGGGCGAGTTCGCGCGCAGCCGTGAGCTCCAGCAGAAGGTCGGCCGCATCAAGAACCTCACGACGGTGATGGGCGCGGTGTACCTGCCGTTGTGCTCGCTGCTGATGTTCATGCTGCTCGCGGGTCCGGCGCGCGGCTCGCTGTCGGCCGCCGACTTCCTGACCTTCAGCACGTCGATGACGATGCTGCTGACCTCGGTCACCCAGGTGACCGGTGCGTTCGTGTCGGCGGCGGCCGCGCTGCCGATGTTCGAGGAGATCAAGCCGGTGCTCGACGCCACGCCGGAGGTGCGGGTGGCGAGCACCCGCCCCGGGGTGCTGTCCGGTGCGATCGAGGCCCGGCGGCTGTCCTTCCGGTACGCCGACGACGGCCCGCTGGTCCTGGACGACGTGTCGTTCGACATCAAGCCCGGCGAGTTCGTGGCGATCGTCGGCCCCAGCGGCTGCGGGAAGTCCACGCTGCTGCGGCTGCTGATCGGCTTCGACAAGCCGGTCTCGGGCAGTGTGCTCTACGACGGGCAGGACCTGGGCGCGCTCGACCAGTCCGCCGTACGCCGTCAGTGCGGTGTGGTGCTCCAGCACGCCCAGCCGTTCACCGGCTCGATCCTGGACTGCATCTGCGGCACCGAGCCGTACACGCCCGAGGAGGCGATGGCGGCGGCCGAGATGGCCGGTCTGGCCGAGGACATCCAGCGGATGCCGATGGGGTTGCACACCATCGTCTCCGGCAGCGGCGCGATCTCGGGCGGCCAGCGGCAGCGCCTGATGATCGCCCAGGCGCTGATCCGGCGGCCCCGTATCCTCTTCTTCGACGAGGCGACCAGCGCGCTCGACAACGAGACCCAGCGCACGGTCATCGAGAGCACCCGGGCGCTCAACGCCACCCGGATCGTGATCGCGCACCGGCTGTCCACGGTGCTGGACGCGGACCGTGTCATCGTGATGGAGGACGGCCGGGTCGCCCAGCAGGGCCCGCCCGCGCATCTGCTCGCGGACACGGGCGGGCGGCTGCACGAGCTGGTGCGCCGGCAGCTGGCCTGA
- a CDS encoding NHLP family bacteriocin export ABC transporter peptidase/permease/ATPase subunit — protein sequence MTTAPDTRSRRRTAPPKRTVPKAKGKTVRTPTVLQMEAVECGAASLAMVLGHYGRHIPLEELRIACGVSRDGSRASNLLKAARSYGLTAKGMQMDTAALAEVKAPAILFWEFNHYVVYDGMGRRFGRRGVHINDPGKGRRFVPMEDFDTSFTGVVLVMEPGPDFHKGGRKPGVLGAMPARLRGTSGTMPAAVLASLLLVAVGAAVPALSRTYIDTYLIGGRTSLLGVLFASMGACVALTVVLTWLQQANLLHGRIISSTLSSARFLRHLLRLPVTFFSQRSPADLVQRLQSNDAVAETLARDLAAAGVDAIVVVLYAVLLYTYDPQLTAVGIGVALLNVIAMRVVIRLRATRTAKLRADNARLTNTAYTGLQLIETMKATGGEDGYFRKWAGQHATTLEEQQRLGVPSAWLGVVAPTLATLNSALILWIGGLRAVEGHISVGLLVAFQALVTRFTAPLTRLNGVAGRIQDFAADVARLKDVENFQTDPLYARSGSGESTRRLQGHVELENITFGYSPLDKPLLTGFSLTVGPGQQVALVGGSGSGKSTVSRLISGLYAPWEGTIRIDGQRLEDIPRGALAASVSFVDQDVFLFEGTVRDNVALWDPSIPDEAVVAALEDAALYDVVTRRPGGIHSRVEQDGRNFSGGQRQRLEIARALVRRPSILVLDEVTSALDAETEQTVIDNLRKRGCACVVIAHRLSTVRDSDEIVVLQHGTIVERGRHDALVAAGGPYAELVKER from the coding sequence GTGACCACCGCACCAGACACCCGGAGCAGACGCCGCACCGCCCCGCCCAAGCGCACCGTCCCCAAGGCGAAGGGGAAGACGGTCCGCACCCCCACCGTCCTCCAGATGGAGGCCGTGGAGTGTGGCGCCGCCTCCCTGGCCATGGTGCTCGGCCACTACGGCCGCCACATCCCCCTCGAAGAGCTGCGCATCGCCTGCGGTGTCTCCCGGGACGGCTCACGCGCCAGCAACCTGCTCAAGGCGGCGCGCAGTTACGGCCTCACGGCCAAGGGCATGCAGATGGACACGGCCGCGCTCGCCGAAGTGAAGGCGCCCGCGATCCTGTTCTGGGAGTTCAACCACTACGTCGTCTACGACGGCATGGGCCGCCGTTTCGGTCGGCGCGGGGTGCACATCAACGACCCCGGCAAGGGCCGCCGTTTCGTGCCGATGGAGGACTTCGACACCAGCTTCACGGGTGTGGTGCTGGTCATGGAGCCGGGGCCCGACTTCCACAAGGGCGGCCGCAAGCCTGGCGTCCTGGGTGCCATGCCGGCCCGGCTGCGCGGCACCTCGGGCACGATGCCCGCGGCCGTGCTGGCGAGCCTGCTGCTGGTCGCGGTCGGCGCGGCGGTCCCCGCGCTGAGCCGGACGTACATCGACACGTATCTCATCGGCGGCCGGACCTCGTTGCTGGGCGTGCTGTTCGCGTCGATGGGCGCCTGTGTGGCGCTGACCGTCGTGCTGACCTGGCTCCAGCAGGCGAACCTGCTGCACGGCCGGATCATCTCCTCCACGCTCTCCAGCGCCCGCTTCCTGCGCCATCTGCTGCGGCTTCCCGTCACCTTCTTCTCCCAGCGCAGCCCGGCCGACCTGGTGCAGCGGCTCCAGTCGAACGACGCGGTGGCCGAGACCCTGGCCCGCGACCTCGCGGCGGCCGGCGTGGACGCGATCGTGGTCGTCCTGTACGCGGTGCTCCTCTACACCTACGACCCGCAGCTCACGGCCGTAGGCATCGGCGTCGCGCTGCTCAACGTGATCGCGATGCGCGTGGTGATCCGGCTGCGCGCCACCCGTACGGCGAAGCTGCGCGCCGACAACGCGCGCCTCACCAACACCGCCTACACCGGGCTCCAGTTGATCGAGACGATGAAGGCGACCGGCGGGGAGGACGGCTACTTCCGCAAGTGGGCCGGGCAGCACGCGACCACGCTGGAGGAGCAGCAGCGCCTCGGGGTGCCGAGCGCCTGGCTGGGCGTGGTCGCACCGACGCTCGCGACGCTCAACTCCGCGCTGATCCTGTGGATCGGCGGTCTGCGGGCGGTCGAGGGACACATCTCCGTCGGTCTGCTCGTCGCCTTCCAGGCCCTGGTCACCCGCTTCACCGCGCCCCTCACCCGGCTCAACGGCGTCGCGGGCCGCATCCAGGACTTCGCCGCCGACGTGGCCCGGCTCAAGGACGTCGAGAACTTCCAGACCGACCCGCTCTACGCCCGCTCCGGCAGCGGCGAGTCCACCCGCCGGCTCCAGGGTCATGTCGAGCTGGAGAACATCACGTTCGGCTACAGCCCGCTCGACAAACCCCTGCTCACCGGCTTCTCCCTGACGGTCGGCCCGGGCCAGCAGGTGGCCCTGGTCGGCGGCTCGGGCAGCGGCAAGTCCACGGTCTCCAGGCTCATATCGGGCCTGTACGCCCCGTGGGAGGGCACCATCCGCATCGACGGGCAGCGGCTGGAGGACATCCCGCGCGGCGCGCTCGCCGCCTCCGTCTCCTTCGTCGACCAGGACGTGTTCCTCTTCGAGGGGACGGTCCGCGACAACGTGGCCCTGTGGGATCCGTCGATCCCCGACGAGGCCGTGGTCGCGGCGTTGGAGGACGCGGCGCTGTACGACGTCGTCACGCGCCGCCCCGGTGGCATCCACAGCCGGGTCGAGCAGGACGGCCGCAACTTCTCCGGTGGCCAGCGCCAACGCCTGGAGATCGCACGGGCTTTGGTGCGCCGGCCCAGCATCCTGGTGCTCGACGAGGTGACCAGCGCGCTGGACGCCGAGACCGAGCAGACGGTCATCGACAACCTGCGCAAGCGCGGCTGCGCCTGTGTGGTGATCGCGCACCGGCTCAGCACGGTGCGCGACAGCGACGAGATCGTCGTGCTGCAGCACGGCACGATCGTGGAACGCGGGCGGCACGACGCCCTGGTGGCGGCCGGCGGTCCGTACGCCGAGCTGGTCAAGGAGCGATGA
- a CDS encoding HlyD family efflux transporter periplasmic adaptor subunit yields the protein MQFRQQALAKLQSPEELDLPVRFARPQGWLALSVTVVVMAAASVWAVTGTVASTVSAPAVLTHGEGSYILQSPVAGQVTEVVAQEGERLAANAPVLKVRTTQGATTVVRTVAAGRVTALAATIGAIISTGANVAAVEKVAHADDPLYATVYVPAESAATIPANAAVDLTVQSVPTQQYGVLRGHVKAVGRSVQTPQQISSFLGDSQLGEQFTKKGRPVAVLVRLDRSAATKSGLKWSSADGPPFALTSMTLATGSIRLADQRPVDWLLP from the coding sequence GTGCAGTTCCGCCAACAGGCCCTCGCCAAGCTGCAGTCGCCCGAAGAGCTCGACCTTCCGGTGCGCTTCGCCCGCCCCCAGGGCTGGCTCGCCCTGTCCGTGACGGTGGTCGTCATGGCGGCGGCGTCCGTCTGGGCCGTGACGGGCACGGTGGCGTCCACCGTGAGCGCGCCCGCCGTCCTCACCCACGGCGAGGGCAGCTACATCCTGCAGAGCCCCGTCGCGGGGCAGGTCACCGAGGTCGTCGCCCAGGAGGGCGAACGGCTCGCCGCGAACGCGCCGGTGCTCAAGGTCCGTACGACCCAGGGCGCTACGACCGTCGTCCGCACGGTCGCCGCGGGACGCGTCACCGCGCTGGCCGCCACCATCGGCGCGATCATCTCGACCGGCGCGAACGTCGCCGCCGTGGAGAAGGTCGCCCACGCCGACGATCCGCTCTACGCGACGGTGTACGTCCCCGCCGAGAGCGCCGCCACCATCCCCGCGAACGCCGCGGTCGACCTCACCGTGCAGTCGGTGCCGACCCAGCAGTACGGGGTACTGCGCGGCCATGTGAAGGCGGTCGGCCGGAGCGTGCAGACCCCCCAGCAGATCTCCTCCTTCCTCGGTGACAGCCAACTCGGCGAACAATTCACCAAGAAGGGCAGGCCGGTGGCCGTCCTGGTCCGCCTCGACCGCTCCGCCGCGACGAAGAGCGGCCTGAAGTGGTCCTCGGCCGACGGGCCGCCGTTCGCGCTCACCTCCATGACCCTGGCCACGGGTTCGATCCGCCTGGCCGATCAGCGCCCCGTCGATTGGCTCCTGCCGTGA
- a CDS encoding S1 family peptidase has translation MSHKRIPKRKAAIAVGGVAALGAAALLLPHANASQTDAKGAAPKTLKSADASNLASLIASQLGDAFGGAYWDASKQQVIVNVVGNNSNVVNTVEKAGAVPRSVNNSLSALKTAAKTLKSDATIPGTAWSIDPKTNQVQVTADSTVTGAKWAKLTSTVDSLGSGVAAVKKSAGTFKTFVSGGDAIFAQANGGGVRCSLGFNVTASDGAPAFLTAGHCGVAAKQWSDSQNGQPIATVDQATFPGAGDFSLVKYDDPATQTVSEVNEGNGKTVQITQAADATVGQQVLRMGSTTGLHDGSVTGLDATVNFQSETVPGGVDTVTGLIQTNVCAEAGDSGGSLFTADGSAIGLTSGGSGDCTAGGETFFQPVTAALQATGATLGAGGAAGAGGASAAATDPAATDPAATDPAATDPAATDPAATDPAATDPAATDPAATDPAAGGQSGTGSGQSSTGMDAGSGLVTSTP, from the coding sequence TTGAGTCACAAAAGGATTCCCAAGCGCAAGGCCGCCATCGCTGTCGGAGGCGTCGCGGCGCTCGGAGCGGCGGCCCTGCTGCTGCCCCACGCCAACGCCTCGCAGACCGACGCGAAGGGCGCCGCTCCTAAGACGCTGAAGTCCGCGGACGCCTCGAACCTGGCCTCGCTCATCGCCTCCCAGCTCGGTGACGCCTTCGGCGGCGCGTACTGGGACGCCTCGAAGCAGCAGGTCATCGTCAATGTCGTCGGCAACAACAGCAATGTCGTCAACACCGTCGAGAAGGCCGGCGCCGTTCCCCGCAGCGTCAACAACAGCCTGTCCGCGCTCAAGACGGCTGCCAAGACACTGAAGTCCGACGCGACCATCCCCGGCACCGCCTGGTCGATCGACCCCAAGACGAACCAGGTCCAGGTCACCGCCGACAGCACCGTCACGGGTGCGAAGTGGGCGAAGCTGACGTCGACCGTCGACTCGCTCGGCTCCGGCGTGGCCGCGGTCAAGAAGTCCGCGGGTACGTTCAAGACGTTCGTGTCGGGCGGTGACGCCATCTTCGCCCAGGCGAACGGCGGCGGCGTCCGCTGCTCCCTCGGCTTCAACGTCACAGCGAGCGACGGCGCCCCCGCCTTCCTGACCGCCGGGCACTGCGGTGTCGCGGCCAAGCAGTGGTCGGACTCGCAGAACGGCCAGCCGATCGCGACCGTCGACCAGGCCACCTTCCCCGGCGCCGGCGACTTCTCGCTCGTGAAGTACGACGACCCCGCCACCCAGACGGTGAGCGAGGTGAACGAAGGCAACGGGAAGACCGTCCAGATCACTCAGGCGGCGGACGCCACGGTCGGTCAGCAGGTCCTCCGGATGGGCAGCACCACCGGTCTGCACGACGGCTCGGTCACCGGTCTCGACGCCACCGTCAACTTCCAGAGTGAAACCGTTCCCGGCGGTGTCGACACCGTCACCGGTCTCATACAGACCAACGTCTGCGCCGAGGCGGGCGACAGCGGCGGCTCCCTGTTCACCGCGGACGGCAGCGCGATCGGCCTGACCTCCGGCGGCAGCGGCGACTGCACCGCCGGCGGCGAGACCTTCTTCCAGCCCGTGACCGCCGCCCTCCAGGCGACCGGCGCGACGCTCGGCGCGGGTGGCGCCGCGGGTGCCGGCGGCGCGAGCGCCGCGGCGACCGACCCGGCGGCCACCGACCCGGCCGCGACCGATCCGGCCGCCACCGACCCCGCGGCCACCGATCCCGCGGCCACGGACCCGGCGGCGACCGACCCCGCGGCCACGGACCCGGCGGCCACCGACCCGGCCGCGGGCGGCCAGTCCGGGACCGGCAGCGGCCAGTCCAGCACCGGTATGGACGCCGGCTCCGGCCTGGTGACCAGCACCCCGTGA